GCAAATGATGTTACGCTCCTCAAAGCTGTAAAGGAGTGCTTTCGCGACATGCTCGACGAAACCGACTTCAAGCTCGAGCACATGTAACACGTTCTTCGCTATCTGCGCAAGTGGTGCTTGCAGCACGGTGACGATGATTCCATCGATGGAAACAAAAAAATCTCGTCTGAACTTGAACGATAGTTATAGCTCCGCATCATCAGACAATATTGGTCCAATATGTTCTATTGACCGAGATAGGGCAAGAGATCAACACATAATGGATGACTAGGTGTAtgtccgtgcgttgctacggagtcaAGATATAATGGTAAAATACATTGAGATGCGAAGTACTATGATGCCCTCTACTCTCTATATAAATCCATGGTGAAGAAGGACCTCCGCACCTGCCTTCACAGTGAAACCATGTGAAGCTCTGGCACCTCCCGCGTGAAAAGAAAGGCAGGATTCAGTTTCTCAATGTCGACAGTTGACGCCTTTCTGTATCGTGTCCTCCAATGTTTCACTGTTCACTACACTCTGCACACAGTGGACCTATTGGAAGAGATTACTGCACCATAGTCAATGGACAGTAGAGCATTGTGGATTTCTAAGCAGGACATCATGATTTCCACCTGGGCAAACAATGACACAGTGGAGCCACCAAAGCCCAGAATCCTGAAATACACAATATGGAAGGAATTTAAGATCTTTACGGAACCAGAGGAAACGAAGAGTAATAAGCTGACTTTATCATCCTGGAGCCGGGAGGCCTCCTCTTTCAAACAATATCGGGTCtgtcatagcagtaagccagtaTGTGCATCTTTCACAATAGCTGAATCAGCAAAATGCTTTACCGCATAGGATTAGAGATTATCGTTCAATATCCTCCACTGCAAATCCATTAGCATATTGTGTTCCAGATTGATACTGCTTCAAACATTCATAGATAAGATAGAAGATATTAATTACCCTTCCATAATAGCCAAGTACATACTTCAAATATTGCTGGAAAAGATATTACTTGAATAAATGAACAAGTTAAAATCATATGTAAAACATTTAAAAGTAATAATGTACCTTATTGAACTGGTAGCATATATAGTCAAAGGTGATGTGTCATGGGAAATGGCGCGATCTGGTATTTTCCAAAGGACATTGGACAGTAACATAACAGCAGAGGGGTTATCACTAATGCCTCGAACCTTTGCATCCCATTCTGCCGAGGAACCAATGGCGCCATCTTGAACATATGTACATGAGATGGATGAAAGATGAAACATCACCTATACAAGGAAGCAGTCTGTCAACAGACAAGGAGATGTTATTACTAAATTAAGAAGGGTAAAAAAATTTGGATGCTGAAAAAAGGGGCTAACAGTATTATCAGGACCGGAGCATTCATTTGCCGGCACTTCTGGTGATTCATACTGAACAAAGTAGGAAAAGGCATCCAGTTTAAAAAGGTATAGAAGATGTTGTATAAAAAAATTGAGTTTCCAGAACAAAGCTTACTTTGCATCCACAATAAAGGCAATACTGGTACTGATCACGCAACTTAGACAGTATGTTCTGCAAATCCTGCAAAACAAAACATGGCATATTAATATCTTCCTCTTTGGTAGCACCAGCACAGTTAGTAGGATTTAGAATTTACAAACAAATTATTTTAGAACATGTCCGTTGACATCTTTTTCATCAAGAGGTAGAATTCACAATCCATATCCATGCTACACCTCACTGTCTTCTCAGTCTACTCCTTACTTTATCCATATCCATGTTTTAGTAATCATGAAGCCAGAAAAAAAAACAAGGTTGACTTATTTTTCTGTGTCCAAAACATGGTCTTGACGAGTTGACGACAATGGTGCTAATATGGTTGAACAGTAATGTTCCTGATTTAACACCATGATCAGTTTTGTGTTGACTCCACTACATTCtggggatcccatcaaaattcaaCAGACTTCACTAAGTTCAAGTTTTGTAAATCATAACGCATAGCACAATCACATTCGGCCTGTGAGGCTGGGATCCTAAACAACGGGGCCAACATAGAACAAGGAAAAGAATGAAATTAACTACCTCTTCAGTGATCACATCCTCTTCCTCCTCTGCCCCTTTCTCCTTCTCCTCCCCCTCCGGTGCCTGTGGCTCCACCTCCCGGTTCTCCAGCTGCGCGAGTGCCCTCTCGGCCTTGCGGTAGTCCCACACCACCCTCCGGCCCTTCCACTGCGTGCTCTTTCGTTCCCTTAGCTCTACTGCCATCTCCTCCTGCTGCCTACGCTCCCGCTCCGACACCTTCCGAGGCTTCTCCACCGGTGCCAGCACCAGCGTCGGAGCCAACACAGGCTCCTCCGCCCCGAACCCCGCCCGCGAGCGGCGGATCTCGATGCCGACCGgttcggcgccggcgccggcgcgggAGTCGGGATCGTACCCCTCGGGGCGGTGGTCGTCTTGGAGCTCGGCCATGGCGGTGGGGTAGGTGGGGGATGGGGTTTTCGCTGGTGCGGGCGGCCTTTGCGGGATTGGGGGAAGCGGCGGACAGCGGGTCGTGCGGCGGCTGCGACCGTTGCGGGCGTGCGGGATTCGTTGGCGCGGGCGTTGCAGGAGCGGTGGTTTCACGGCGCGGGCGTGCGGGAGCGGTTGTTTCGTGGCGCGGGTGTGCGGGAGCGGTGGTTTCGcggcggcgtctgggggcgcgtgggcgcgcggcggacggcGGTGCGTGCGGCCGTTGCGGGGTGGGACTTAGCGCGTGCGGgtaggagcgggggcagtctacactgccccctt
This portion of the Zea mays cultivar B73 chromosome 2, Zm-B73-REFERENCE-NAM-5.0, whole genome shotgun sequence genome encodes:
- the LOC103640078 gene encoding G patch domain-containing protein 11; its protein translation is MAELQDDHRPEGYDPDSRAGAGAEPVGIEIRRSRAGFGAEEPVLAPTLVLAPVEKPRKVSERERRQQEEMAVELRERKSTQWKGRRVVWDYRKAERALAQLENREVEPQAPEGEEKEKGAEEEEDVITEEDLQNILSKLRDQYQYCLYCGCKYESPEVPANECSGPDNTVMFHLSSISCTYVQDGAIGSSAEWDAKTRYCLKEEASRLQDDKDSGLWWLHCVIVHCVQSVVNSETLEDTIQKGVNCRH